GTAAACGCTTGTTTCATGCGCCTCTGTGAGATCGGATGATAATCAGGTCCGGTGTCCGTAAAACAGCATGAAGCGAGCGTTTCTACCGAAGACAAACCCGGTTCGGACGAAAAGTGCAAAACTATAGGGTATAAAATATATCACGGTTGAGGGATGATGTCAATTGATGACCAGCTCGCGCTTATGCACCCCGGTTTTTCAGATTGATTTGTGTTATAATTAATAGCGCTCATATTATCGTTAAGTGTAGCGGAGATCCGAGGAGGTCAGAAGAGCCTATTTCTCAGAGTTGGGAGGAGACAGGTAACAGGAAGCAGGAGGCAGGGAAAAATCTATATCCTTGTCTCCTGTTTCCTGCCTCCTGTCTCCTATCGGTGATACCGCTACACTCAAAGGAAATTTGAGCGTTTAATAGAGGTGATTCAGGATAGGGAAGGCAGTTGAAAAGGTTATGCCTAATCCCAGGTCGCCGGATATGCCGATGGCCGAGATACTCACAGCGACTATAACGAGGAGGATGTGAGATGGCAATTCTCAAGGATAGGGATCGTGAGACATTGCTGAGGGAATTTGAAAAACTCACCGGTAAGGTCAAGATCCTCTATTTCACTCAAGAGTTCGAGTGTGAGTTCTGTGAGATAACGGGCAATCTGTTGAGGGAGGTGGCGGATCTTTCGGATAAAATCGATCTGGAGGTATATGACTTCCAGAAAGATCAGGATAAGGTTGAAAGCTACGGAATAGATAAGATCCCAGCCGTGGTCGTTGAAGGTGAGAGGGATTACGGCATCAGGTTCTTCGGCGTGCCCACCGGATACGAGTTCGCCTCGCTGATCGAGGATATATTGCTCGTTTCGAGGGGCGATCCCGGCCTTTCGCCCAAAACCCTGGAGCAGATATCGGGGATCGACAAGCCGGTTCACATCCAGGTTTTCATAACGCAGACCTGTCCCTACTGCCCGCGGGCGGTGATCCTGGCCCATAAACTCGCCATGGCTTCAGATCTTATAAGGGCCGATATGGTCGGGGCGATAGAGTTTCCGCACCTTGCCAACAGATATCGGGTCTTCGGCGTGCCGAAGATCGTCGTGAACGAGGAACATAGCTTTGAAGGGGCGCT
The genomic region above belongs to Candidatus Poribacteria bacterium and contains:
- a CDS encoding thioredoxin family protein; amino-acid sequence: MAILKDRDRETLLREFEKLTGKVKILYFTQEFECEFCEITGNLLREVADLSDKIDLEVYDFQKDQDKVESYGIDKIPAVVVEGERDYGIRFFGVPTGYEFASLIEDILLVSRGDPGLSPKTLEQISGIDKPVHIQVFITQTCPYCPRAVILAHKLAMASDLIRADMVGAIEFPHLANRYRVFGVPKIVVNEEHSFEGALPEPLFVAEVLKGIGR